In Aedes albopictus strain Foshan chromosome 3, AalbF5, whole genome shotgun sequence, the following are encoded in one genomic region:
- the LOC109416185 gene encoding ADP-ribosylation factor-like protein 13B — protein sequence MGNLIQRCCSCSQPNDETLGLLLIGLDNTGKTELAYKICGNKRDEFLQTKGCRVYNANIADAKVQLTEIGGAPEFRDLWKYYFLDMYGVIFVIDASSINNICQSYKIFKNLMAHDFLIGKPFLIIANKQDLPGSVDCIDICEYLDVEFLANKFRNPCMLEACGNWEDESDEYDGLMLGVNWLVKTIISNKQFLTNRINFHRVMLEQSSKLFQSHRPCTGIRRKSSRFSKRELRPKTAPSEYRSWLKENDNNYLSKRNSFASDRSGKSQITNVGTTETTTTDSNSQPDGLSMVEETTENAEVAERAEVAENGEVATMNENHTETIVLITNLPPEDLTVEDLSLTLHNSEINKRMNGIAV from the exons ATGGGAAACTTGATTCAACGCTGCTGTTCTTGTTCTCAACCAAACGA TGAAACATTAGGACTGCTATTGATAGGACTAGACAATACAGGAAAAACGGAACTAGCCTATAAAATATGTGGAAATAAGCGTGATGAGTTTTTGCAAACTAAAGGATGTCGGGTGTACAATGCAAATATTG CTGATGCTAAAGTCCAGTTGACGGAAATTGGAGGAGCACCGGAGTTCCGAGACCTTTGGAAATATTACTTTTTAGAT ATGTATGGCGTTATTTTCGTGATAGATGCTTCCAGTATCAACAACATATGCCAGTCttacaaaatattcaaaaacCTGATGGCACATGACTTCCTCATAGGCAAACCTTTTCTCATCATTGCCAATAAGCAGGATTTGCCAGGTTCTGTGGATTGCATAGATATATGTGAATACCTAGACGTTGAGTTCCTAGCCAATAAATTTAGAAATCCCTGCATGCTGGAAGCATGCGGTAACTGGGAGGATGAGTCAGATGAATATGACGGTCTGATGCTTGGAGTCAATTGGCTAGTGAAAACAATTATTTCCAACAAACAATTCCTCACCAATAGGATAAACTTTCATCGCGTTATGCTAGAGCAAAGTTCAAAACTGTTCCAAAGTCATCGCCCGTGCACCGGAATCCGCCGAAAG AGTTCACGATTCAGCAAAAGAGAGCTAAGACCGAAAACGGCTCCTTCGGAATACCGGAGCTGGTTGAAGGAAAACGACAACAATTATCTATCCAAAAGAAATAGTTTTGCTTCCGATCGAAGTGGAAAAAGTCAGATCACCAATGTGGGAACCACTGAAACAACCACGACAGACTCCAACAGCCAGCCAGACGGACTATCGATGGTCGAGGAAACTACTGAAAATGCCGAAGTTGCCGAACGTGCCGAGGTTGCTGAAAACGGCGAAGTTGCTACGATGAATGAAAATCACACCG AAACCATAGTTCTAATAACAAATCTACCACCCGAAGATTTAACCGTTGAGGACCTCTCTTTGACACTGCATAATTCCGAAATTAACAAACGGATGAACGGAATTGCCGTTTAG